A part of Thermocrinis albus DSM 14484 genomic DNA contains:
- a CDS encoding DUF454 family protein — MKVLYRFLAATAVLMAILGMFLPLVPTVPFLLLALFFLSKSSKRDIVRLKRLPILGERIYSLIKKRKGSKVG, encoded by the coding sequence ATGAAGGTCCTCTACAGATTTCTCGCCGCCACAGCGGTGCTCATGGCCATACTGGGTATGTTCCTACCTCTGGTACCTACCGTGCCTTTTCTTCTTTTGGCCCTCTTCTTTCTGTCAAAATCCTCCAAAAGGGACATAGTGAGACTTAAGCGCCTTCCTATCTTAGGAGAGCGTATATACTCCCTTATAAAGAAGCGCAAGGGATCCAAGGTGGGTTAA
- a CDS encoding 6-carboxyhexanoate--CoA ligase, with the protein MRSIRMRAEFQGEHVSGAERIVPYHEVEKTVLELLKRPRVYDKVVITVERLKDVEIVPKALPILSYDFKSVEEARAFAVSKLVEAGVPKPVAELAIKLLHEGPNPKGGNMRGAVLMDVETGERLEPDRERGIRTTRMDWKDRKYIKEVLKKRGIKREYLERLIDALAVATKNVYCGVLAELCWSDDPEYTTGYVAGPHIGYVRIKPMKEEGVPIGGRVYFIRKENLEKIIQCLQEKPILINNL; encoded by the coding sequence ATGAGAAGCATCAGGATGAGAGCCGAGTTCCAGGGGGAGCATGTCTCAGGTGCCGAAAGGATAGTACCATACCACGAGGTGGAAAAAACAGTTCTTGAACTTCTCAAAAGACCAAGAGTTTATGACAAGGTGGTTATTACAGTTGAGAGGCTCAAGGATGTGGAGATCGTACCCAAAGCACTACCCATACTAAGTTATGACTTTAAAAGCGTGGAAGAGGCAAGGGCTTTTGCGGTATCAAAACTTGTGGAGGCAGGTGTTCCGAAACCTGTGGCAGAGCTGGCCATAAAACTCCTACACGAAGGTCCCAACCCAAAGGGTGGTAACATGAGGGGTGCTGTTCTTATGGATGTGGAGACAGGTGAACGCCTCGAACCTGACAGAGAGAGGGGAATAAGGACCACGAGGATGGACTGGAAGGACAGAAAGTACATAAAGGAGGTGCTGAAGAAGAGAGGCATAAAGAGGGAATACTTAGAGAGGCTTATAGACGCTCTGGCTGTGGCCACCAAGAACGTTTACTGTGGTGTCCTGGCAGAGCTTTGCTGGAGTGATGATCCTGAGTATACCACCGGATACGTGGCAGGTCCCCACATAGGTTACGTAAGGATAAAACCCATGAAGGAGGAGGGTGTTCCTATAGGAGGTAGAGTGTATTTCATCAGAAAGGAGAATTTGGAAAAAATCATACAGTGTCTTCAAGAAAAGCCTATACTTATAAATAACCTATGA
- a CDS encoding YicC/YloC family endoribonuclease, which yields MTGVGKGVSEGERWKVTTFVKSVNGRGLEVSVRSDIFLGDLEQDVRRWVKEYVIRGTVNVVLQIETKLPQSPFDLQKLESILQSLKDVKEKLSLNVSDDTLFMISVRLAGETKEEPDEELRSVLTESLQMALRELVKSREEEGRYLKEDILRRVKLISSLLEEIGEKKDAILQALKEKVAERAREVGLLQEDPTVMNELLFLISRMDVSEEYTRLKAHLQRFLDTLEAEGDIGKKLDFLLQEMHREITTLGNKMPELSHLVVDLKTEIERLRQQVANVE from the coding sequence ATGACAGGTGTGGGAAAGGGTGTAAGTGAGGGAGAAAGATGGAAGGTCACCACCTTTGTAAAAAGCGTTAACGGGAGAGGTCTTGAGGTATCCGTAAGGTCCGATATTTTTCTGGGAGATTTGGAACAGGATGTTCGCAGATGGGTGAAGGAGTATGTAATCAGGGGAACGGTGAATGTGGTTCTCCAGATAGAGACAAAACTGCCCCAGTCGCCCTTTGATCTTCAAAAGCTGGAGAGCATTCTTCAATCTCTGAAGGATGTTAAAGAGAAGTTAAGCTTAAATGTTTCTGATGATACCCTCTTTATGATATCCGTAAGATTAGCGGGAGAGACAAAGGAAGAACCAGACGAAGAACTACGCTCTGTTCTTACTGAGAGCCTCCAGATGGCCCTGAGGGAGCTGGTGAAAAGTAGGGAGGAGGAAGGAAGATACCTCAAAGAAGACATACTCCGACGTGTGAAGCTTATATCCTCTCTTTTGGAAGAGATCGGTGAGAAAAAGGATGCTATCTTGCAGGCATTGAAGGAGAAAGTGGCGGAAAGAGCAAGAGAGGTGGGTCTTCTACAGGAAGATCCTACCGTGATGAACGAGCTTCTTTTTTTGATATCTCGTATGGATGTATCGGAGGAGTACACACGCCTCAAAGCACATCTTCAGAGGTTTTTGGACACTTTGGAAGCGGAGGGTGATATAGGTAAGAAGTTGGACTTTTTGCTTCAGGAGATGCACAGAGAGATCACCACCTTAGGTAACAAGATGCCTGAACTTTCCCACCTGGTGGTGGATTTGAAAACGGAGATAGAAAGGCTCCGTCAGCAGGTGGCCAACGTTGAATGA
- the lolA gene encoding outer membrane lipoprotein chaperone LolA, with amino-acid sequence MVYILLVILTPLLALADSFTLLEKKLEEIRTLRASFIQKVQYSWYPKPEVSKGFFYAQKGGKFRIEYEQPQRMLIVSDGKRILIYDPEENTAILDRVERNRSAVVEALFLLSRPLRDVFDKVGEISRNNGHVIVLKPKVQDPYFSRVYVEVDGWRNIKSIKVEEKDGSFTTVELVDVKYNFTPSEDLFRITVPKGVRVRQI; translated from the coding sequence ATGGTGTACATACTGTTGGTGATTCTCACACCTCTTTTGGCTCTCGCTGATAGCTTCACGTTGCTGGAGAAAAAGCTGGAAGAGATAAGAACGCTGAGGGCATCTTTTATCCAGAAGGTCCAGTATTCGTGGTATCCAAAGCCGGAAGTATCTAAAGGTTTCTTTTACGCTCAGAAGGGTGGAAAGTTCAGAATAGAGTACGAACAGCCTCAGCGTATGCTTATTGTCTCCGACGGTAAAAGGATCCTCATCTACGATCCTGAAGAGAATACCGCCATCTTGGATAGGGTGGAGAGAAATAGATCTGCGGTTGTAGAAGCTCTCTTTCTCCTCTCACGTCCCCTGAGGGATGTTTTTGACAAGGTGGGGGAGATAAGCAGAAATAACGGTCATGTGATAGTTCTGAAACCTAAGGTGCAGGACCCTTACTTTTCCCGTGTGTATGTGGAGGTGGATGGGTGGAGAAACATCAAGAGTATAAAAGTGGAGGAAAAAGACGGAAGCTTTACTACGGTGGAACTGGTAGATGTCAAATACAACTTTACTCCTTCTGAGGATCTTTTCCGCATAACTGTACCCAAAGGGGTGAGAGTGAGGCAGATATGA
- a CDS encoding GNAT family N-acetyltransferase: MNKQTQDIVIEKATEKDIPKLAEVYVESYKGLEEYAYTHMDDVLAYLNWLMRRDVAGIFVAKYNGEYIGFVAADGNWFSKREGKVVGAIHELVVLPQYRGKGVGKRLVEKALEYFRSRGLDTAELWVGDENYQAKNFYRSLGFLEKDRFNYWIRMTKSLKDGEKSG; encoded by the coding sequence ATGAACAAGCAGACGCAGGATATTGTTATAGAAAAGGCGACGGAAAAAGATATTCCTAAACTGGCTGAGGTTTATGTGGAGAGTTATAAAGGGCTTGAAGAGTACGCTTACACTCATATGGATGATGTACTGGCTTACCTTAACTGGCTCATGAGAAGGGATGTGGCGGGCATTTTTGTGGCAAAATATAACGGTGAGTACATAGGTTTTGTGGCAGCTGACGGCAACTGGTTCAGTAAGAGGGAGGGTAAAGTGGTGGGTGCCATCCACGAACTGGTGGTTCTACCTCAGTACAGGGGTAAGGGTGTAGGTAAAAGGTTAGTGGAGAAGGCTTTGGAGTACTTCAGAAGCAGGGGGCTGGATACGGCGGAGCTTTGGGTGGGTGACGAAAACTATCAGGCAAAGAACTTTTATAGATCTTTGGGTTTCCTTGAGAAGGACAGGTTCAACTACTGGATAAGGATGACCAAAAGCTTGAAGGATGGAGAAAAGTCTGGCTGA
- a CDS encoding helicase HerA domain-containing protein, translating to MEKSLADTLKERISKARNSVKIASAWIRGDILEDLLSVVCEGVSVEVIVRVSQKEDLDITDLRVFRAVRKCGGRIYINPKLHAKMVIVDDSWAVVGSANLTYSGVVGNIEAVVEVLQEEEIGRLADLFEEIKRSSTELYPDAVGVVISSEISTVRALLLEDLEEQSLVKLPTSDGFLVCRVSNISARGIDISLLERREWHKDWMISLVRAISQEKGDFMLAELKVLCHYRTVKGQREGQFGIPLRAVAVGTQVLPFAKKDEEIAEVFRINMSGYLMDVGVRVGKLYGTEVDVFMDLTKVVSMHMAVLGTTGSGKTTFVRRVIENIPHNYVQVIVMDLFGEYYQKLQIPRENIIHVKIPYTLFPIDAYDVKTMLRSYGVDIQERSSEERRFLAGVRKFLKPDLSLLGYREKSLEEILLLEAGGLQLSVMEFMEMAKRDLGEEALKNQRDVWRSLYEGIRSHAPVVVFDLSDLLHLDSRLNIVGLLLKELFLLSRENGKKRVVVLEEAHHFAPERSVSEPPAGRENLAFIMTKRIALEGRKLGIGLVAVTQRPANISKYILSQLNTQAVFRLITRNDLEAVSILLGEEGGDLLRLLPLLRPGTLYLNGLAVPFGMLLQIEL from the coding sequence ATGGAGAAAAGTCTGGCTGATACACTGAAGGAGCGTATATCCAAAGCCCGTAACTCTGTAAAAATAGCGTCCGCGTGGATAAGAGGAGATATTTTGGAGGATCTACTGTCGGTGGTGTGTGAAGGTGTCTCGGTAGAGGTGATCGTGAGAGTTTCTCAGAAGGAAGATCTGGATATAACGGACCTGAGGGTATTCCGCGCTGTGAGGAAATGTGGTGGAAGGATATACATAAATCCTAAACTGCACGCCAAGATGGTAATTGTGGATGATAGCTGGGCCGTGGTGGGCTCTGCTAACCTCACCTATTCGGGTGTGGTGGGCAACATAGAAGCTGTGGTAGAGGTGCTTCAGGAGGAGGAGATTGGTAGACTGGCTGATCTTTTTGAAGAGATAAAGAGGTCTTCTACGGAGCTGTATCCTGACGCTGTAGGTGTTGTAATATCCTCCGAGATATCTACGGTGCGAGCTTTACTACTGGAGGATTTAGAAGAACAGTCCTTGGTAAAACTGCCTACCTCTGATGGTTTTTTGGTGTGCCGTGTATCCAACATATCGGCGCGGGGTATAGACATCTCCCTTTTGGAACGCAGAGAGTGGCATAAGGACTGGATGATCTCTTTGGTGAGAGCCATCTCTCAGGAAAAGGGTGATTTTATGTTGGCGGAGTTAAAGGTCCTGTGCCACTACAGGACGGTAAAGGGACAAAGGGAGGGTCAGTTTGGTATACCTCTGAGAGCTGTGGCGGTAGGAACTCAGGTTCTTCCCTTCGCAAAAAAAGATGAGGAAATAGCCGAAGTTTTTCGCATCAACATGTCCGGATACCTTATGGACGTGGGTGTGAGGGTGGGAAAGCTTTATGGCACAGAGGTGGATGTTTTTATGGATCTTACGAAAGTGGTGAGTATGCATATGGCGGTTCTGGGTACCACCGGTTCGGGAAAGACCACCTTTGTGCGTAGAGTCATAGAAAACATACCCCACAACTATGTACAAGTTATCGTTATGGACCTCTTCGGTGAGTATTATCAGAAACTTCAGATACCCCGTGAGAATATTATCCACGTTAAGATCCCCTATACCCTGTTTCCCATAGACGCTTACGATGTTAAGACCATGCTGAGGTCTTACGGTGTAGATATACAGGAAAGATCCAGTGAGGAGAGAAGGTTTTTGGCGGGTGTAAGGAAGTTTCTCAAGCCAGATCTTAGTCTTTTGGGATACAGAGAGAAGAGTTTGGAGGAGATCCTGCTGTTGGAGGCGGGAGGTCTTCAGCTCAGTGTGATGGAGTTTATGGAGATGGCCAAGAGAGACTTGGGAGAGGAGGCTCTGAAGAACCAGAGGGATGTGTGGAGATCCCTCTACGAAGGTATAAGGTCCCATGCTCCTGTTGTGGTGTTTGACCTCAGTGATTTACTGCATCTGGACTCGCGCCTCAACATAGTGGGTCTTCTTTTGAAGGAGCTTTTCCTTCTTTCTAGAGAGAACGGGAAAAAACGCGTGGTGGTGTTGGAAGAGGCCCATCACTTTGCCCCGGAAAGGTCTGTTTCTGAACCGCCTGCCGGTAGGGAGAATTTGGCCTTTATCATGACCAAGAGAATAGCTCTAGAAGGGAGGAAGTTGGGAATAGGACTCGTGGCTGTTACCCAAAGACCTGCCAACATCAGCAAGTACATTCTTTCTCAACTCAACACGCAAGCAGTGTTCCGCCTCATAACCCGTAACGATCTGGAAGCTGTTTCTATCCTTCTAGGAGAAGAAGGAGGGGATCTTTTGAGACTTCTACCTCTCTTGAGGCCTGGAACCCTTTACCTAAACGGACTCGCTGTGCCCTTTGGCATGCTTCTTCAGATAGAGCTTTAA
- the prfA gene encoding peptide chain release factor 1 — translation MLQKELEDKLNLAEKRYLQLQAEVLDPDIVKDRLKFAQISKELKELEELHRLHQEYRKILKELEETKELLKNPELEPLAKEEIKRLEKELESTEKRIKIHLLPKDERDSKNVILEIRAGVGGEEAALFARDLLHMYQRYAEEKGWKFSILSAQKTGLGGYKEVIALVEGEGAYSRLKYESGVHRVQRVPVTEAGGRIHTSTATVAVLPEADETEVHIDPKDLKIETFRASSAGGQYVNTTETAVRITHLPTGIVVTCQDERSQYQNRMKALKILYARLKDFYDRQKREELAKEKREQIGTGERSEKIRTYNFIQNRVTDHRINLTIYRLQDVLEGKLDEIIDALIEHDVEQKLKAMNVS, via the coding sequence ATGCTCCAAAAGGAGCTTGAAGATAAGCTGAACCTTGCGGAAAAGCGCTACCTACAGCTACAGGCTGAGGTACTGGATCCTGACATCGTAAAAGACAGGTTAAAGTTTGCTCAGATCAGCAAGGAACTTAAGGAACTGGAAGAACTCCACCGTCTTCATCAAGAGTACAGGAAGATCCTAAAGGAGTTGGAGGAAACCAAGGAACTTCTCAAAAACCCGGAACTGGAACCCCTTGCAAAAGAGGAAATTAAGAGATTGGAAAAAGAGCTGGAGAGTACGGAAAAACGTATAAAGATACATCTCCTTCCTAAGGATGAGAGGGATTCCAAGAACGTCATACTGGAGATAAGGGCAGGTGTAGGAGGGGAGGAGGCAGCTCTCTTTGCCAGAGATCTTTTGCATATGTACCAGAGGTATGCTGAGGAAAAGGGATGGAAGTTCAGTATCCTGAGTGCTCAGAAAACAGGTCTCGGTGGTTATAAGGAAGTTATAGCTCTGGTAGAGGGAGAAGGTGCATATTCTAGACTAAAGTACGAAAGTGGGGTGCATCGTGTACAGCGAGTTCCCGTAACGGAAGCCGGTGGAAGGATTCATACCTCCACCGCTACGGTGGCGGTACTGCCAGAGGCAGACGAAACGGAGGTACACATAGATCCCAAGGACCTGAAGATAGAGACCTTCAGAGCTAGTAGTGCAGGTGGACAGTACGTGAACACCACCGAGACAGCGGTGCGTATAACTCACCTACCAACAGGTATAGTGGTGACGTGTCAGGACGAAAGATCCCAGTACCAAAACCGCATGAAGGCCCTTAAGATCCTCTACGCACGTCTGAAGGACTTCTATGACCGACAGAAAAGGGAAGAACTGGCCAAAGAAAAACGGGAACAGATAGGCACAGGAGAGAGAAGTGAGAAGATAAGAACCTATAACTTCATACAGAACAGAGTCACAGATCACCGCATAAACCTGACCATATATCGCCTGCAGGACGTACTGGAAGGAAAGCTGGACGAGATAATAGACGCCCTTATTGAACACGATGTGGAACAAAAACTGAAGGCAATGAATGTAAGTTAA
- the rpmE gene encoding 50S ribosomal protein L31, translating to MKKGIHPELKPTTFVCGCGNTFTLMSTKGGTVYLEVCNACHPFYTGKLRVKPFFLEINAPKGA from the coding sequence ATGAAGAAAGGGATACATCCGGAACTAAAGCCTACCACCTTCGTGTGCGGTTGTGGTAACACTTTCACCCTCATGAGCACAAAAGGTGGGACAGTGTACCTGGAAGTGTGTAACGCGTGCCACCCCTTTTACACAGGCAAACTAAGGGTAAAACCCTTCTTCCTGGAGATAAATGCTCCAAAAGGAGCTTGA
- the alaS gene encoding alanine--tRNA ligase — translation MTGNEIRERFLSFFERKGHTRVRSAPLIPEGDPTLLFVNAGMVPFKNVFLGLEKRPYTRAVSCQKCLRVSGKHNDLEQVGYTSRHHTFFEMLGNFSFGDYFKREAILYAWEFLTQELGLPENRLWVSVYKDDEEALRIWTEEVGLPEERVWRMGEEDNFWQMGEVGPCGPSSEIYVERDSSEERFLEIWNLVFMQYNRDPSGHLHPLPHPSIDTGMGLERIASVLQNTPTNFETDLLRPILAFGEEITGKAYGQDYLTDVALRVIADHLRALTFAVADGVIFSNTGRGYVLRRILRRALRFGYKLGVYEPFLYKGVDTVVRVMKDAYPELIQAKEYVKGLIKVEEERFLQTLRRGMPAVEELLQKGEKTGVLDGKDVFTIYDTYGFPLDLLEEMAREKGLTIDMEGFEREMNLQRERARKHFKIEAKQIKPVYSHLKELGKTSRFVGYQQYSSFTKVLAIVKDGQLVSELREGEKGEIVIEETPFYAEGGGQVGDTGIIEGMEGVFHVEDTQSPTEGVILHIGVVTKGRIKVGDEVLAQIDAERREDIRRNHTATHLLHAALRYVLGDHVRQAGSLVSDKYLRFDFTHSSPLKEEEIKKIEELVNQQIMKNEPVIVEEMDYRTAISSGAIAIFEEKYGERVRVISAGSFSKELCGGTHVDRTGDIGYFKIISQESVGAGVRRIVAKTGRWAVEEAYREHILLKELAEHLGTDPGNLLSVVEKLEERVKLLEREKSELELKLLQEKLKEALKKESINGVNLYWGMVENTDQSALRQMADQIRSKDSSAVIFLASVKGEKLSTLVAVSKNLTHKLSAVDIVKQIGPILGGGGGGREDLAQGGGTKPDAFPTAVEKLRAILYNTVGG, via the coding sequence ATGACAGGGAACGAGATAAGAGAGCGATTCCTAAGCTTCTTTGAAAGGAAAGGACACACCAGGGTAAGAAGTGCTCCTTTAATACCGGAAGGGGACCCTACTCTCCTCTTTGTGAACGCAGGTATGGTTCCTTTCAAGAACGTGTTTTTAGGATTAGAAAAAAGACCTTACACCAGGGCTGTGTCCTGTCAAAAGTGTCTGAGGGTATCAGGCAAACACAACGATCTTGAGCAGGTGGGTTATACCTCCCGACACCATACCTTTTTTGAGATGCTGGGTAACTTTTCCTTCGGCGATTACTTCAAGAGAGAGGCCATACTGTACGCATGGGAGTTTCTCACACAGGAGTTGGGCCTTCCCGAAAACAGGCTATGGGTGAGCGTTTACAAGGATGACGAAGAGGCCCTCCGCATCTGGACGGAAGAAGTAGGACTGCCTGAGGAAAGGGTGTGGAGGATGGGAGAGGAAGACAACTTCTGGCAGATGGGGGAAGTAGGACCGTGCGGTCCATCCTCGGAAATATACGTAGAGAGGGACAGTTCGGAGGAAAGATTTCTGGAGATATGGAACCTTGTTTTTATGCAGTACAACAGGGACCCTTCGGGACATCTTCATCCCCTCCCTCATCCCAGTATAGACACAGGTATGGGTCTTGAAAGGATAGCCAGCGTGCTGCAGAACACACCCACTAACTTTGAAACGGACCTTCTGAGACCCATACTGGCCTTCGGCGAGGAGATCACAGGAAAAGCTTACGGACAGGACTACCTTACCGACGTAGCTCTGAGAGTCATAGCGGACCACCTTAGAGCCCTCACCTTTGCTGTGGCGGATGGCGTCATCTTCTCCAACACAGGTAGGGGATACGTGCTGCGTAGGATACTGCGCAGAGCTCTCAGGTTCGGTTACAAACTGGGTGTGTATGAGCCCTTCCTCTACAAGGGTGTGGATACGGTGGTAAGGGTTATGAAGGACGCATACCCTGAGCTAATACAGGCCAAAGAGTACGTAAAAGGTCTCATAAAGGTGGAGGAGGAACGGTTCCTCCAAACCCTGAGGAGAGGTATGCCGGCGGTGGAGGAACTTCTCCAAAAAGGGGAAAAAACCGGTGTTTTGGATGGGAAAGATGTCTTTACCATCTACGACACGTACGGCTTTCCCCTTGACCTTTTGGAGGAGATGGCAAGAGAGAAAGGCCTCACCATAGACATGGAAGGCTTTGAGAGGGAGATGAACCTACAGAGGGAGCGCGCAAGAAAACACTTCAAGATAGAGGCAAAACAGATAAAGCCCGTATACTCTCACCTCAAAGAGTTAGGAAAAACGTCCAGGTTCGTAGGTTACCAGCAGTACAGTAGCTTCACCAAGGTGTTAGCTATAGTAAAGGATGGACAGTTGGTCTCTGAATTAAGGGAGGGAGAGAAAGGGGAGATAGTTATAGAGGAAACACCCTTCTACGCGGAGGGTGGAGGACAGGTAGGTGACACAGGTATCATAGAGGGAATGGAAGGGGTTTTCCATGTGGAAGACACCCAGTCACCCACCGAAGGCGTAATACTGCACATAGGTGTTGTTACAAAGGGAAGGATAAAGGTAGGTGATGAAGTACTGGCACAGATAGATGCGGAACGTAGGGAAGACATAAGAAGGAACCACACGGCCACACACCTACTGCACGCAGCTCTTCGGTACGTGTTGGGTGATCATGTTAGACAGGCCGGATCCTTAGTTAGTGATAAGTACCTGAGGTTTGACTTCACCCACAGCTCTCCTCTGAAAGAGGAGGAGATAAAGAAGATAGAAGAACTGGTAAACCAGCAGATTATGAAGAACGAACCCGTAATAGTAGAGGAGATGGACTATAGAACCGCCATAAGCTCTGGAGCCATAGCCATATTTGAGGAGAAGTACGGAGAGAGGGTGAGAGTCATAAGTGCCGGATCCTTCTCTAAAGAACTCTGTGGGGGTACCCATGTAGACAGAACCGGTGACATAGGTTACTTTAAGATCATCTCACAGGAATCTGTAGGTGCGGGGGTAAGAAGGATCGTGGCAAAGACAGGTAGGTGGGCTGTAGAAGAGGCTTACAGAGAGCATATTCTCTTAAAGGAACTTGCGGAGCATCTGGGTACCGATCCCGGAAACCTTCTGTCGGTGGTGGAGAAACTGGAAGAAAGGGTGAAACTACTGGAAAGAGAAAAATCAGAACTTGAGCTGAAGCTCCTTCAGGAAAAACTTAAAGAAGCACTTAAGAAGGAAAGTATAAACGGTGTTAATCTTTATTGGGGAATGGTGGAGAACACCGATCAGAGTGCCTTACGCCAGATGGCAGACCAGATAAGAAGTAAAGACTCGTCCGCGGTAATCTTTCTGGCTTCCGTAAAAGGTGAAAAACTATCCACCCTCGTGGCTGTTTCCAAAAACCTAACCCATAAACTATCTGCGGTGGATATAGTGAAACAGATAGGTCCTATACTGGGTGGCGGTGGTGGTGGAAGGGAGGATCTGGCGCAGGGAGGTGGCACAAAACCTGATGCCTTTCCAACAGCCGTTGAAAAGCTAAGGGCGATTTTGTATAATACAGTAGGAGGATAA
- a CDS encoding Gfo/Idh/MocA family protein, whose product MKTLGVIGAGSFARFGVEAVAELKDVVLAAVAAPTPSHRKQVIEVWRARRRALGFKDYHRPVEEYSDGVQLVMDPNIDLVWVAVPPHLQPIMAKRTLEASKLLLLEKPGATHPSLLEPIIKKQSAAGCVNLVQRNMLPYRLLKTLLEQQAFGKIDALFVVNYAKAPPKNHWFWDRHKSGGVLVEHGVHFFDLASWLLSSDPVKVTLQEDHVGKAMAVVEYHHVKAVFYHAFILEEGEEYQFVELVGDRGRVRVRGWVPTKMEIHTKLSDIALFLKETVEKIPEEAHLPPYKLTKKEDHWELVVEDSRSAYMAAIRLNFIALLKGLSCPSLEDAFKALKVATGII is encoded by the coding sequence ATGAAGACTTTGGGTGTGATAGGTGCAGGTTCCTTTGCGAGGTTCGGAGTTGAAGCGGTGGCCGAGCTAAAAGACGTAGTGTTGGCGGCCGTTGCCGCACCCACACCTTCTCACAGAAAACAGGTCATAGAAGTGTGGAGAGCCAGGAGAAGGGCGTTGGGCTTTAAGGACTACCACAGACCGGTAGAAGAGTACTCGGATGGTGTTCAGTTGGTCATGGATCCTAATATAGATCTGGTGTGGGTGGCTGTTCCTCCCCACCTTCAGCCCATCATGGCAAAAAGGACCTTAGAGGCTTCCAAACTTCTCCTTCTGGAAAAACCCGGTGCCACGCATCCCTCCCTGCTGGAGCCTATAATCAAAAAACAGTCAGCAGCAGGGTGTGTTAACTTGGTACAGAGGAACATGCTCCCATACAGACTCCTCAAAACCCTCTTGGAGCAACAAGCCTTTGGGAAGATAGATGCCCTCTTTGTGGTCAACTATGCTAAGGCTCCCCCAAAAAACCACTGGTTTTGGGACAGACACAAAAGTGGTGGCGTGCTGGTAGAACACGGTGTCCATTTCTTTGACCTCGCCAGCTGGCTACTGTCCTCAGACCCTGTAAAAGTCACCCTCCAGGAGGACCACGTGGGTAAAGCTATGGCTGTCGTGGAGTACCACCATGTGAAGGCGGTATTCTATCATGCCTTTATACTGGAAGAGGGGGAAGAGTACCAGTTTGTAGAACTTGTAGGTGACAGAGGTAGGGTAAGGGTTAGGGGATGGGTACCTACCAAGATGGAGATACACACAAAACTTTCAGACATAGCTCTTTTCCTGAAAGAAACTGTAGAGAAGATACCTGAAGAAGCCCACTTACCACCTTATAAACTCACCAAAAAAGAAGATCACTGGGAGCTTGTGGTAGAAGACTCACGTAGCGCGTACATGGCAGCAATACGCCTTAACTTCATAGCCCTGCTTAAGGGTCTATCTTGTCCCTCTCTTGAGGATGCCTTCAAAGCCCTGAAAGTGGCCACTGGTATAATTTAA